The genomic segment ACTTTTTTCGTCTATGGGTTTTATGATTTTGGACGGTCCGGAATTGGAAAGTGATTATTATAATTTTGAGGCATTGAATATCCCCCCTACACATCCGGCCCGCGATATGCAAGATACTTTTTATATTAAAGATCACAAAAATTGGGTGATGCGCACGCATACCTCGNNNNNNNNNNNNNNNNNNNNNNNNNNNNNNNNNNNNNNNNNNNNNNNNGTGGTGCCGGGCCGCTGTTTTAGAAATGAATCCACTGATGCCGCGCACGAACACACTTTTTATCAACTAGAAGGTTTGGTAGTGGATAAAAATATCTCTATTAGCCATTTGATTGGTGTAATGAAGGAATTGTTAAAAGGCGTTTTGGGGCGCGAAGTGGAAGTGCGCTTGCGTCCCGGTTTTTTTCCTTTTGTGGAGCCGGGTTTTGAATTGGATATGAAATGTTTGGTTTGCGGCGGAGTAGGTTGCGGCGCTTGCAAACACAGCGGCTGGATAGAAACTTTGCCTTGCGGCTTGGTACACCCGCGCGTTTTGGAATATGGCGACCTTAACCCCAAAGAGTGGAGCGGTTTTGCCTTTGGTTTGGGAATGACGCGTTTGGTTATGCAAAATTATGGCATAGAAGATATTCGTCATTTGCAAGAAGGAGACTTGCGGTTTTTAAAACAATTTTAATATATATGAAAGTAAGTTTAAATTGGCTTAAGAATTATGTGACTTTGCCGGCGGGCACTACTGCGCAGGAGCTGGCGTTAAAATTAACCATGAGTACGGTAGAGGTTGAGGGAGTAGAAGAACAAGGAAAAAATTTAGAGGGTATTGTAGTGGGAAAAGTGCAAAAAGTTTCCGCTCATCCTAACGCAGACAAATTAAAAGTCTGCCAAGTTGATATAGGTGAAAAATTATTGCAAGTGGTTTGCGGTGGCAGTAATGTAAAAGAAAATATGTTAGTGGCCTTGGCCAAAATCGGTAGCCGCGTTAAATGGCACGGAGAAGGGGAATTAATAGAATTAAAGCCTGCGACCATTAGGGGCGTTGATTCCGAAGGGATGATTTGCGCCGCTGAGGAAATTGGTTTGGACGAACGTTTTCCCGCCAAAGAAGAAAAAGAAATTTTAAATTTAAGTTCTTTACATCGCCTTAAGCCGGGAATGACTTTGTCTAAAGCTTTGGGTTTGGATGATACTATTATTGAGATTGATAATAAATCCATGACTAATCGTCCGGATTTATGGGGTCATTATGGATTAAGTAGGGAGATTGCGGCTTTATACAGAAATCGTCTAGCCAAATATAACCCTCCTGAAATCAAACCAGGTAAAGAAAAAAAGATCAGTGTAGAAGTGGAAGATTTTAAAATGTGTCCGCGCTATATGGTTGTAGAAGTTGGTAATGTTAGGGTGGCACCATCTCCACCTTGGCTACAAGAAAAACTTTTGGCCGTTGGTTTGCGTCCTATTAATAATATTGTAGATATTACCAATTATGTGATGTTAGATTTGGGTGAACCCTTGCATGCTTTTGATGCCAATTTATTCAAAGCCGATAAGATTATAGTACGCAAAGCCAAAGACGGCGAAGAATTTATTACTTTAGATCATCAGAAACATAAATCGGATTCTTCTATGTTGATGATTGCGGATAAAGAAAAAGCAGTAGCCTTGGCCGGAGTGATGGGATGTTTAGACAGTGGCATCTCCGCCGAAACCCAAAAAGTTGTTTTTGAAGCTGCTAATTTTGAGGCCTTTACTATTCGCCATACAGCCGTAAAATTAGGGTTGCGTACCGACGCCTCTGCTCGATTTGAAAAAAGTTTAGATCCTAATTTATGCGCCTTGGCTTTAAGAAAAGCCGTTCAACTGACTTTGGAATTATGCCCCGAGGCAGTCGTCACAAGTAATGTGGCTGATGAATCCCATTTTTATTTACAACAAGGGCCAATGGAAATTTCCCTTTCCTTTTTAAATAAAAAAATTGGTTTGGAAATGGATAAAAAACAAGTGGTGGGAATTTTAGAACGTTTGGGTTTTGTAGTTAAAACTAAAAAAGATCTTTTATCTGTGGCAATTCCTACTTGGCGGGCCACCAAAGATATTTCCATCCCGGAAGATTTAGTGGAAGAAGTGGCACGTATTTACGGCTACGATAATATTAAAACCAGCCTGCCTTCATTTTCCATTATTCCG from the Candidatus Magasanikbacteria bacterium RIFOXYB2_FULL_38_10 genome contains:
- a CDS encoding phenylalanine--tRNA ligase subunit beta, whose protein sequence is MKVSLNWLKNYVTLPAGTTAQELALKLTMSTVEVEGVEEQGKNLEGIVVGKVQKVSAHPNADKLKVCQVDIGEKLLQVVCGGSNVKENMLVALAKIGSRVKWHGEGELIELKPATIRGVDSEGMICAAEEIGLDERFPAKEEKEILNLSSLHRLKPGMTLSKALGLDDTIIEIDNKSMTNRPDLWGHYGLSREIAALYRNRLAKYNPPEIKPGKEKKISVEVEDFKMCPRYMVVEVGNVRVAPSPPWLQEKLLAVGLRPINNIVDITNYVMLDLGEPLHAFDANLFKADKIIVRKAKDGEEFITLDHQKHKSDSSMLMIADKEKAVALAGVMGCLDSGISAETQKVVFEAANFEAFTIRHTAVKLGLRTDASARFEKSLDPNLCALALRKAVQLTLELCPEAVVTSNVADESHFYLQQGPMEISLSFLNKKIGLEMDKKQVVGILERLGFVVKTKKDLLSVAIPTWRATKDISIPEDLVEEVARIYGYDNIKTSLPSFSIIPPEKNILRGLENQVRELLVLNQGYTEVYNYSFISAAEVQKLGDKLENYVALDNPLSKEKPFLRRHLLTNLLENTARNLEYVDELKILEIGKTFLPEKPGIRAGEKSDELLPRQDSFLNAVFAAKKNVFPFKEVRAAAEVVLQKLGYKWQATELPEIYNWQHPTRSVGIEVQNVLVGQIYEVNPLIVQNFGLEEKVGVLEINLTELSEKKLEPAVFEPVPIYPEIVRDLAVVLSQEITHAEIVKTILEVDPLLKKVELFDVYEGENIKKDFKSMAYHLILANQERTLTANEAEEALNKVIKTLQNKFKAEVRS